In the genome of Eschrichtius robustus isolate mEscRob2 chromosome 12, mEscRob2.pri, whole genome shotgun sequence, one region contains:
- the LOC137773861 gene encoding bolA-like protein 2 — protein sequence MELSAEYLREKLQRDLEVEHVEVEDTTPNRCASSFRVLVVSAKFEGKPLLQRHRLVNSCLAEELLHIHAFEQKTLTPEQWTREQQK from the coding sequence ATGGAACTCAGTGCCGAGTATCTCCGGGAGAAGCTGCAGCGGGACCTGGAGGTGGAACACGTGGAAGTGGAGGACACGACTCCCAACCGTTGCGCATCCAGCTTCCGAGTCCTCGTGGTGTCGGCCAAGTTTGAGGGAAAGCCGCTGCTTCAGAGACACCGGCTTGTGAACAGTTGCCTAGCAGAAGAGCTCCTGCACATCCATGCCTTTGAGCAGAAAACCCTGACTCCAGAGCAGTGGACCCGTGAGCAGCAGAAATAA